A stretch of Cucumis sativus cultivar 9930 chromosome 2, Cucumber_9930_V3, whole genome shotgun sequence DNA encodes these proteins:
- the LOC101206636 gene encoding inositol-tetrakisphosphate 1-kinase 3 isoform X1: protein MRLMEDLSYSANEGTPEMDQTVSLHSRFSNAHQQRKVVVVGYALTSKKTKSFMKPKLEGLARNKGILFVAIDQNRPLSDQGPFDIVLHKLSGKEWRQILEEYRQTHPEVTVLDPPDAIQHLHNRQSMLQAVADMDLSLSYGKVGVPKQLVIKKDASSISDAVVNVGLKLPLVAKPLVADGSEKSHQLSLAYDKYSLQKLEPPLVLQEFVNHGGVMFKVFIVGEAIKVVRRFSLPNVSMWEVLKNAGIYHFPRVSHAAASADDADLDPCVAELPPRPLLERLAKELRRRLGLRLFNLDIIREYGTRDHYYVIDINYFPGYGKMPEYEHIFTDFLLGLVQSKYKKRTTY, encoded by the exons ATGAGGTTGATGGAAGATTTGTCTTACTCTGCCAACGAAGGCACCCCTGAAATGGACCAAACGGTGTCGCTTCACTCCAGGTTTTCCAATGCCCATCAACAACGGAAGGTTGTTGTTGTTGGCTATGCTCTTACCTCCAAGAAGACCAAGAGTTTCATGAAGCCTAAGCTTGAAGGATTAGCTAG GAATAAGGGTATATTGTTTGTTGCAATTGATCAAAATAGACCTTTGTCGGATCAGGGTCCTTTTGACATTGTTCTACACAAG TTGTCAGGAAAAGAGTGGCGTCAGATTCTTGAG GAATACAGGCAAACACACCCAGAAGTGACTGTCCTAGATCCTCCAGATGCGATACAGCATTTACACAATCGCCAGTCTATGCTTCAAGCAGTTGCTGACATGGACTTATCTTTATCCTATG GCAAAGTAGGTGTTCCAAAACAATTAGTCATAAAGAAAGATGCATCATCCATTTCTGATGCGGTGGTGAATGTCGGGCTGAAACTTCCTCTCG TTGCTAAACCGTTGGTTGCTGATGGAAGTGAAAAATCCCATCAATTATCTTTAGCTTATGATAAGTACTCCCTCCAAAAGCTTGAGCCTCCTCTTGTTCTCCAGGAGTTTGTTAACCATG GAGGCGTCATGTTTAAGGTCTTCATCGTTGGTGAAGCTATAAAAGTGGTCAGACGTTTTTCTTTACCAAATGTCAGCATGTGGGAGGTATTGAAAAATGCTGGCATTTATCATTTCCCAAGAGTTTCTCATGCTGCGGCATCTGCTGATGATGCTGATCTAGATCCTTGTGTTGCTG AACTTCCTCCACGACCTCTCTTAGAGAGACTAGCAAAGGAACTCAGACGTAGACTG GGGCTTCGTTTATTCAACCTGGATATCATTCGAGAGTATGGAACTAGAGATCACTATTATGTCATTGATATCAACTACTTCCCTG GATATGGGAAAATGCCGGAATATGAGCACATATTCACAGACTTCCTGTTGGGTTTGGTGCAAAGCAAGTACAAGAAGAGAACAACTTACTAG
- the LOC101206636 gene encoding inositol-tetrakisphosphate 1-kinase 3 isoform X2 — MLQAVADMDLSLSYGKVGVPKQLVIKKDASSISDAVVNVGLKLPLVAKPLVADGSEKSHQLSLAYDKYSLQKLEPPLVLQEFVNHGGVMFKVFIVGEAIKVVRRFSLPNVSMWEVLKNAGIYHFPRVSHAAASADDADLDPCVAELPPRPLLERLAKELRRRLGLRLFNLDIIREYGTRDHYYVIDINYFPGYGKMPEYEHIFTDFLLGLVQSKYKKRTTY, encoded by the exons ATGCTTCAAGCAGTTGCTGACATGGACTTATCTTTATCCTATG GCAAAGTAGGTGTTCCAAAACAATTAGTCATAAAGAAAGATGCATCATCCATTTCTGATGCGGTGGTGAATGTCGGGCTGAAACTTCCTCTCG TTGCTAAACCGTTGGTTGCTGATGGAAGTGAAAAATCCCATCAATTATCTTTAGCTTATGATAAGTACTCCCTCCAAAAGCTTGAGCCTCCTCTTGTTCTCCAGGAGTTTGTTAACCATG GAGGCGTCATGTTTAAGGTCTTCATCGTTGGTGAAGCTATAAAAGTGGTCAGACGTTTTTCTTTACCAAATGTCAGCATGTGGGAGGTATTGAAAAATGCTGGCATTTATCATTTCCCAAGAGTTTCTCATGCTGCGGCATCTGCTGATGATGCTGATCTAGATCCTTGTGTTGCTG AACTTCCTCCACGACCTCTCTTAGAGAGACTAGCAAAGGAACTCAGACGTAGACTG GGGCTTCGTTTATTCAACCTGGATATCATTCGAGAGTATGGAACTAGAGATCACTATTATGTCATTGATATCAACTACTTCCCTG GATATGGGAAAATGCCGGAATATGAGCACATATTCACAGACTTCCTGTTGGGTTTGGTGCAAAGCAAGTACAAGAAGAGAACAACTTACTAG
- the LOC101206401 gene encoding EPIDERMAL PATTERNING FACTOR-like protein 2, whose amino-acid sequence MGSFQIWHRNRNKHISILLLFLSVFILILVTSIEGRGIQAMEGERKSAEVATEEEEKMGMMMRNQIGSRPPSCRRKCRECGGHCEAVQVPVALHDSNQNQRKGRRKRRSSSRYFSVNSKHDVALSSEDETSNYKPISWKCKCGNFIFNP is encoded by the exons ATGGGCAGCTTTCAAATTTGGCacagaaacagaaacaaacatatttcaatTCTCTTGCTGTTCCTCTCTGTTTTCATTCTCATTCTTGTCACATCCATTGAAG GTAGGGGAATTCAAGCAATGGAGGGAGAAAGGAAGTCGGCGGAGGTAGCGacggaggaggaggagaagatgGGGATGATGATGAGGAATCAAATAGGGTCAAGACCACCAAGCTGTAGAAGGAAGTGTAGGGAATGTGGAGGACATTGTGAAGCAGTACAAGTACCAGTGGCATTACATGATTCAAATCAGAatcaaagaaaaggaagaagaaaaagaagaagtagtAGTAGATATTTCTCTGTTAATTCAAAACATGATGTTGCTTTATCTAGTGAAGATGAGACCTCTAATTATAAGCCTATAAGCTGGAAATGCAAATGTGGGAACTTCATCTTCAACccatga